In the Candidatus Mycosynbacter amalyticus genome, one interval contains:
- a CDS encoding ribonuclease H family protein, with amino-acid sequence MIEYYTDGSASPNPGPGGFAVIKGGTPHILGSEDGETTNIRMEGLAIVAALEDAAGAPCQIRTDSEFWINVITRWAPGWEAKGWKKKGGEIKNLDIVQKVYPLYQDSQAELIWVRGHVGTELNELADEWANKAREGARI; translated from the coding sequence ATGATTGAATACTATACCGATGGCAGTGCGAGCCCAAATCCGGGTCCTGGTGGCTTTGCTGTTATCAAGGGCGGTACACCGCATATTCTGGGTAGCGAAGATGGGGAGACGACAAATATCCGCATGGAGGGTCTCGCGATTGTAGCGGCGCTAGAAGATGCAGCAGGCGCACCATGTCAGATTCGTACTGACAGCGAGTTTTGGATCAATGTCATCACCAGATGGGCACCCGGATGGGAAGCGAAGGGCTGGAAGAAAAAAGGTGGCGAGATCAAAAACCTCGACATCGTCCAAAAAGTATATCCACTGTATCAGGATTCACAGGCGGAGCTGATCTGGGTGCGCGGTCATGTAGGTACAGAGCTTAATGAGCTGGCAGACGAGTGGGCGAACAAAGCACGCGAAGGCGCGAGGATATAG
- a CDS encoding type II secretion system protein, with protein MLHRTRQKLAGFTLVEILVVVMMIALLVTIGIVAWRGVDDRAFNSQVVHAMTSYRDAFALYASQEKQYPAVPQSGSYCLHFGGLTGAEVNSRWGTSRPTSITAQSVTETSYFCRDFVESTTVHASYPPLTKAIDSVLSVKLPGDNSTYLANTYSGGVWARYSGTAAASSIAIYGYFSGKTCPSGTTLSWNDDRKSICFINLSRSYPVTYTAESWGWPT; from the coding sequence CTAGCCGGCTTCACTCTTGTGGAGATACTTGTAGTCGTCATGATGATAGCATTGCTCGTGACTATCGGCATTGTAGCCTGGCGCGGTGTCGATGATCGTGCGTTCAATTCACAAGTTGTACATGCCATGACTTCTTATCGCGATGCGTTCGCCCTCTATGCTTCACAAGAGAAACAGTATCCAGCCGTCCCCCAATCCGGCAGCTATTGCCTGCATTTTGGCGGACTCACAGGCGCCGAGGTCAACAGTCGCTGGGGTACAAGTAGACCGACCAGCATTACCGCTCAGTCAGTCACCGAGACATCCTATTTTTGCCGAGATTTTGTAGAATCAACAACCGTTCATGCCAGTTATCCTCCACTTACCAAAGCCATTGACAGTGTACTGAGCGTCAAGCTTCCGGGCGACAACAGTACCTATCTTGCTAACACATATTCGGGTGGCGTATGGGCGCGCTATAGTGGTACGGCCGCTGCTAGCAGTATCGCGATTTACGGCTATTTTTCCGGCAAAACCTGCCCCAGCGGTACGACCCTCAGTTGGAATGACGATAGAAAATCTATCTGTTTCATCAATCTCTCGCGCTCATACCCTGTCACTTACACGGCAGAATCATGGGGCTGGCCGACATAG
- a CDS encoding DUF4868 domain-containing protein — protein sequence MEDQQAPDMPETTDIFLWANNTDGIKNDLDVELFLFNKNYTPYSTNFATELNAQIKPMFLYDILGFVTMGAGTGLSVRDFELSDGEENTLLRTDLEKVGRAETLLHLIEHERHDIVEFSEQEHEFKRIKGIVAKFTDPNDKDKKFYVIKMIQQGNVLKGATSWEFRDGKFGAFAAEVGFKLPSDNQVLVIDKDIFVFNQTKFERLFNYDYKKQAIADARVAEIEQQYKLSFPEGLTLQDMVRERKKIVTKLQKLEVGGVTQEQAVEYADEMQLDIMTDDAGAIIIMDGHDLDTFVSLINEDYMTSQITGKRYEIKSKKLLDEPDGEPPRG from the coding sequence ATGGAAGATCAGCAAGCGCCGGATATGCCGGAGACGACAGATATTTTTTTGTGGGCAAATAATACAGATGGAATCAAAAACGACCTTGATGTCGAACTATTCCTTTTCAACAAAAACTATACCCCGTATAGCACGAATTTTGCCACAGAACTGAACGCACAGATCAAGCCAATGTTTCTCTATGACATCCTCGGCTTCGTCACGATGGGTGCGGGCACTGGACTAAGTGTGCGCGATTTCGAGCTCAGCGACGGTGAAGAGAACACCCTACTTCGCACTGATCTCGAGAAGGTAGGGCGAGCCGAAACCTTGCTTCATCTCATCGAGCATGAGCGCCATGACATTGTAGAATTTAGCGAGCAAGAGCACGAGTTTAAACGTATCAAAGGCATCGTCGCGAAGTTTACGGATCCAAACGACAAGGACAAGAAGTTCTACGTGATCAAAATGATCCAGCAAGGCAATGTACTCAAAGGCGCCACTAGCTGGGAATTCCGCGACGGCAAGTTTGGTGCGTTTGCAGCCGAAGTTGGCTTCAAGTTACCGAGTGACAACCAGGTACTTGTCATCGACAAAGACATCTTTGTGTTCAATCAGACTAAGTTTGAGCGCCTTTTCAATTACGATTATAAAAAACAGGCTATCGCCGATGCCCGCGTAGCCGAGATCGAGCAGCAATACAAGCTGAGTTTTCCGGAAGGATTAACGCTGCAAGACATGGTGCGAGAGCGCAAAAAGATTGTAACCAAACTGCAGAAGCTCGAAGTGGGTGGCGTTACACAGGAGCAGGCGGTGGAGTACGCCGACGAGATGCAGCTGGATATTATGACGGACGACGCAGGTGCAATTATCATCATGGACGGCCACGACCTCGATACGTTCGTGAGTCTCATCAATGAAGATTATATGACGAGCCAAATCACTGGCAAGCGCTACGAGATTAAGAGCAAGAAGCTGCTCGACGAGCCAGATGGCGAACCGCCTCGTGGCTAA
- a CDS encoding glycine--tRNA ligase, protein MVKKSTNETMDNIISLAKRRGFIYPGSDVYGGLSGTWDYGPLGVALKRNIMQLWWKMFVDDREDMYGVDAAIIMNQKVWQASGHVDTFVDPLCEDTVNHRRFRTDHILKDAGVDAEGMTMEQMDAAIEEQGIKSPDGNPLSKSRTFNMMFTTHVGASSDATSVSYLRPETAQGIFTNYKNVVDNFYPDLPFGLAQQGKAFRNEIAPRDFIFRSREFEQMEIEYFVNPDEWEVSFDALLKDIHAYLEALGLPQDRIHELEVPEQDRAHYSKRTIDIEYDFPIGKEELLGLAYRTDFDLMNIQNNSAKSMEYTIKGTNTKFVPHVIEPSFGVERAVMAVMSAAYTEDEVNGEKRIVMKFPEHLAPVKYAVSPLLKNKPELVAKAREVYQILKKEHGAVMWDDNGNIGKRYRRQDEIGTPHCVVIDFETIEGDGTVTIRDRDTTEQRRVKITEL, encoded by the coding sequence ATGGTAAAGAAATCTACAAACGAGACAATGGACAATATCATCAGCCTGGCGAAGCGTCGCGGGTTTATCTATCCAGGTTCGGACGTCTATGGCGGACTCAGTGGCACGTGGGATTATGGCCCACTTGGCGTAGCGCTCAAGCGCAATATCATGCAACTGTGGTGGAAGATGTTTGTAGACGATCGCGAGGATATGTACGGCGTGGACGCGGCGATTATCATGAATCAGAAGGTCTGGCAGGCGAGTGGGCATGTCGATACGTTTGTTGATCCGCTATGTGAGGATACTGTCAATCATCGCCGTTTTCGTACCGACCATATCTTGAAAGATGCGGGTGTGGATGCCGAGGGTATGACGATGGAGCAGATGGACGCGGCGATCGAAGAGCAGGGAATTAAGAGTCCAGATGGCAATCCACTCAGTAAGTCTCGTACGTTCAACATGATGTTTACTACGCATGTGGGTGCGTCGAGCGATGCGACATCCGTGAGTTATCTTCGCCCAGAAACTGCACAAGGAATTTTCACAAATTACAAAAACGTTGTAGACAATTTTTATCCAGACCTACCGTTTGGCTTGGCGCAGCAGGGTAAGGCGTTTCGCAACGAGATTGCACCGCGCGATTTCATCTTCCGCTCACGCGAGTTCGAGCAGATGGAGATCGAATACTTCGTAAATCCAGATGAGTGGGAAGTAAGCTTCGACGCACTGCTCAAGGATATCCATGCCTATCTCGAAGCGCTTGGTCTACCGCAAGATCGCATCCACGAGCTAGAGGTTCCAGAGCAAGATCGTGCCCACTATAGCAAGCGTACCATCGACATCGAGTACGATTTCCCGATTGGCAAAGAAGAGCTACTTGGTCTGGCATACCGTACCGACTTCGACCTGATGAACATCCAAAACAACTCCGCCAAGAGTATGGAGTATACGATCAAAGGTACGAACACAAAATTTGTACCCCATGTGATCGAACCAAGCTTCGGCGTGGAGCGCGCGGTCATGGCTGTCATGAGCGCAGCATATACCGAAGACGAAGTAAACGGCGAGAAGCGCATCGTGATGAAGTTCCCAGAACACCTTGCACCAGTCAAATATGCCGTGAGTCCGCTACTCAAGAATAAGCCCGAACTAGTTGCAAAAGCTCGCGAAGTCTACCAGATACTCAAGAAAGAACACGGCGCTGTGATGTGGGACGACAACGGCAACATCGGTAAACGCTACCGCCGCCAAGACGAAATTGGTACACCGCACTGCGTGGTAATCGACTTCGAGACGATCGAAGGTGACGGCACAGTGACGATTCGCGATCGTGATACGACTGAGCAGCGACGAGTCAAAATTACAGAGTTATAG
- the recO gene encoding DNA repair protein RecO, with the protein MKPERTQAIVLRRTDYGESDRILQLITPLGKRSAMARGVRKPRSKLAGGVELLAESEVLLRPGKGELMVLSSARMVTFYRQILADYDRLQFAYEVLKLVSRASEHADSSEWFTVTKEVLAGLDDPSTSSALTKAWFYIQYARLMGDELSTQRDALGELLRADQTYRYNVGEKALVPHDAGDITANHIKVLRLLAERPLHVARHVSGLSEYLIVVAATAHQHAATD; encoded by the coding sequence ATGAAGCCGGAACGCACTCAAGCGATCGTGCTACGGCGCACAGATTACGGCGAAAGTGATCGCATATTGCAGCTTATTACGCCACTGGGTAAGCGGAGCGCTATGGCGCGCGGTGTGCGCAAACCACGCTCCAAGCTTGCCGGCGGTGTAGAACTGCTCGCGGAGAGTGAAGTGCTGCTGCGCCCTGGCAAGGGCGAGCTGATGGTACTGAGCTCAGCTCGCATGGTGACATTTTATCGGCAGATACTGGCGGACTACGATAGACTGCAGTTTGCCTACGAAGTACTTAAGCTAGTATCTCGCGCTAGCGAACATGCTGATAGCAGCGAATGGTTTACGGTTACCAAGGAGGTACTGGCCGGGCTCGATGATCCGTCAACTAGCTCGGCACTTACCAAGGCATGGTTTTATATTCAATACGCCCGGCTCATGGGCGACGAACTTAGTACGCAGCGCGACGCTCTAGGGGAACTGCTTCGGGCAGATCAAACGTATCGCTATAATGTCGGCGAAAAAGCATTAGTACCGCACGACGCAGGTGATATCACGGCGAACCATATCAAAGTGCTGCGTCTTTTGGCCGAGCGCCCCCTCCATGTGGCGCGACATGTCAGTGGGCTTAGTGAATACCTCATCGTCGTGGCGGCGACAGCGCATCAGCATGCGGCTACAGATTAA
- a CDS encoding response regulator — MTTILLVEDDMWFAAQQQRILAGAGYTVTHVSDAQAAVDQIEVADIHAIVLDVLLAYNTAFTLLHELQSYEETSKLPVVMYTTQAELLNMEALKSYGIQVVLDKTTMRPDDTVRALTRVGV; from the coding sequence GTGACCACAATACTATTGGTAGAAGATGATATGTGGTTTGCTGCACAGCAACAGCGAATACTTGCTGGCGCCGGCTATACGGTAACTCACGTGTCAGATGCGCAAGCTGCTGTAGATCAGATAGAGGTAGCAGATATACATGCGATTGTGCTTGATGTGCTGCTAGCGTACAACACGGCTTTTACGCTGCTACACGAGCTGCAGTCGTATGAAGAGACGAGCAAACTACCCGTAGTTATGTATACAACACAAGCTGAGTTGCTCAATATGGAAGCGCTCAAATCGTATGGCATTCAAGTGGTGCTAGACAAGACAACGATGCGCCCAGATGATACAGTGCGTGCACTTACAAGGGTTGGAGTATGA
- a CDS encoding methionine adenosyltransferase domain-containing protein: protein MSEATNYRTAESVSPKHPDKLCDQISDAILDAHLAEDPDARVAVDVAGGHGTVFVTGEVTSRATVDVDAIVQRIAGDVEIINRLAPQSTEIAQGVDIGGAGDQGIMIGYATSETPELLPLEVVLARRLNQELYEHWSYDGKTQVTLDGEYIVAVVASFQHASHDELQNVVEVWLDEQTIAPVADDVALHINPAGDWRVGGFDADAGLTGRKLAVDNYGPRIPIGGGAFSGKDPSKVDRSAAYIARKIAVDYLKRRDAHEVFVRLAYAIGYDQPLEATVIVDGIQEQASGYDLTPQGIIDALQLKRPIYEQTARYGHFGQGFDWD, encoded by the coding sequence ATGTCTGAAGCAACTAATTACCGAACTGCCGAGAGCGTGAGCCCGAAGCATCCCGACAAGCTATGTGATCAGATATCTGATGCGATACTGGATGCGCACTTGGCTGAAGACCCCGATGCTCGTGTGGCGGTGGATGTGGCGGGCGGGCATGGCACGGTGTTCGTCACGGGCGAAGTGACAAGCCGAGCGACCGTGGATGTCGATGCGATAGTACAACGTATCGCTGGTGACGTCGAAATTATCAACCGGCTGGCGCCACAGAGCACAGAAATTGCGCAAGGTGTCGACATCGGCGGTGCGGGCGATCAAGGCATCATGATCGGCTATGCGACGAGCGAGACACCGGAGTTGCTGCCACTCGAAGTGGTGCTGGCACGTAGGTTGAATCAAGAGCTGTATGAACACTGGTCATATGATGGCAAAACACAGGTGACGCTCGATGGCGAGTATATTGTGGCAGTAGTGGCAAGTTTTCAGCACGCGTCGCACGATGAGTTGCAAAATGTGGTAGAAGTGTGGCTCGATGAGCAGACAATCGCACCTGTCGCAGACGATGTGGCGCTCCATATCAATCCTGCAGGCGACTGGCGGGTGGGAGGATTTGACGCTGACGCAGGACTGACCGGCCGCAAACTGGCAGTCGACAATTATGGTCCACGTATCCCGATCGGTGGCGGTGCGTTTAGTGGCAAAGACCCGAGCAAAGTAGATAGGAGCGCGGCGTATATCGCTCGCAAGATAGCCGTAGATTATTTGAAGCGACGCGATGCCCACGAAGTGTTCGTGCGTCTAGCCTACGCCATTGGCTACGATCAGCCATTAGAGGCGACAGTGATTGTTGATGGCATACAGGAGCAGGCGAGCGGGTATGATTTAACTCCACAAGGTATCATTGACGCGCTCCAGCTCAAGCGACCGATCTACGAACAGACGGCTCGGTATGGGCATTTTGGGCAAGGGTTTGACTGGGATTGA